A genome region from Tursiops truncatus isolate mTurTru1 chromosome 15, mTurTru1.mat.Y, whole genome shotgun sequence includes the following:
- the SPAG4 gene encoding sperm-associated antigen 4 protein produces the protein MQRRPRPGSAAFPHKHTPNFYSDNSNSSMSITSGESCGHRSAGPEPGEPEGRRGRGSSCGEPAMSAGVPGRTTKAESSRLKPAPRSHSGPTASGAATVPGKQRACGAQGLNGAPWAPAEPAGSPGVPEEQLDLSTLDPRQEIPPPRVSKSFLSPLFQVLSVLLSLVGGVLVSVYREVCSVRFLLTAVSLLSLFLAALWWGLRYLAPPLENEPKEILTLSEYHERVRSQEQQLQQLRAELVKLHKEVSSVRAANSERVAKLVFQRLSEDFVRKPDYALSSVGASIDLEKTSPDYEDANTAYFWNRFSFWNYARPPTVILEPDVFPGNCWAFEGDQGQVVIQLPGRVQLSDITLQHPPPSVAHTRGAKSAPRDFAVYGLQVDDETEVFLGKFTFDVEKSEIQTFHLENDPPAAFPKVKIQILSNWGHPHFTCLYRVRAHGIQTSEGAGDSATGGAH, from the exons ATGCAGCGAAGACCCCGCCCGGGCTCTGCCGCGTTCCCGCACAAGCACACGCCCAACTTCTACAGCGACAACAGCAACAGCTCTATGAGCATCACCTCGGGGGAAAGCTGCGGGCACCGGTCAGCTGGGCCGGAGCCCGGGGAGCCCGAGGGCAGAAGAGGCCGGggctctagctgcggtgagcccGCCATGAGCGCTGGAGTGCCCGGAAGAACCACAAAGGCTGAAAGCTCTCGGCTGAAGCCGGCGCCTCGGAGCCACAGCGGGCCGACCGCCTCTGGCGCGGCAACC GTGCCGGGGAAACAGCGGGCCTGCGGTGCGCAAGGCCTCAATGGAGCCCCTTGGGCTCCCGCAGAACCGGCTGGCTCTCCCGGTGTCCCTGAGGAGCAGCTCGACCTCTCGACTCTGGATCCGAGGCAGGAGATACCTCCCCCGCGAGTGTCCAAGAGCTTCCTGA GCCCACTCTTCCAGGTGCTGAGCGTGTTGTTATCCCTGGTAGGAGGTGTGCTGGTCAGTGTGTACAg GGAGGTCTGTTCCGTCCGCTTCCTGCTCACGGCTGTGTCACTGCTGAGCCTCTTTCTGGCAG CACTCTGGTGGGGACTCCGGTACCTGGCCCCTCCTTTGGAGAAT GAACCTAAGGAGATACTGACTCTAAG CGAATACCACGAGCGCGTGCGCTCCCaggagcagcagctgcagcagctccgGGCTGAGCTGGTTAAACTCCACAAGGAGGTGTCCAGCGTTCGCGCAGCCAACAGCGAG AGAGTGGCCAAACTCGTATTCCAGAGGCTGAGTGAGGACTTTGTGCGGAAACCCGACTATGCGCTGAGCTCTGTGG GAGCCTCCATCGACCTAGAGAAGACGTCCCCCGACTACGAGGATGCGAACACTGCCTACTTCTGGAATCGCTTCAGCTTCTGGAACTATGCGCGACCGCCCACGGTTATCCTGGAG CCAGATGTGTTCCCTGGGAATTGCTGGGCTTTTGAGGGCGACCAGGGCCAGGTGGTGATCCAGTTGCCGGGTCGTGTGCAGCTGAGCGACATCACTCTGCAGCATCCACCGCCCAGCGTGGCACACACCCGGGGAGCCAAGAGCGCCCCGCGTGACTTCGCAGTCTAT GGCCTCCAGGTTGATGATGAGACTGAAGTTTTCTTGGGGAAATTCACCTTCGATGTGGAGAAATCTGAGATTCAGACTTTCCACCTAGAG AATGACCCCCCAGCTGCCTTTCCCAAGGTGAAGATCCAGATTCTAAGCAACTGGGGCCACCCCCATTTCACATGCTTGTATCGAGTCCGAGCCCATGGCATTCAAACCTCAGAGGGGGCAGGGGACAGTGCCACAGGGGGGGCCCATTAA